Proteins co-encoded in one Meiothermus sp. genomic window:
- a CDS encoding RidA family protein: MEKLEDSWQILQPPGWKPPRGYVNGIAARGRMVFLAGMVGWNHQGVFESDNFVEQARQALQNIVETLAQAGGRPEHVVRLTWFILSKQEYLAQLDALGLAYREVMGRHYPAMSVVEVRALIEDRARVEIEATAVIPE, translated from the coding sequence ATGGAGAAGCTCGAGGATAGCTGGCAAATCCTGCAACCCCCTGGTTGGAAGCCGCCCCGGGGATACGTCAACGGCATCGCGGCCAGAGGGCGCATGGTGTTTTTGGCTGGAATGGTGGGCTGGAATCATCAGGGCGTCTTTGAGTCCGACAACTTTGTTGAACAGGCCCGCCAGGCCTTGCAAAACATTGTAGAAACCCTGGCCCAGGCGGGCGGCCGCCCCGAACACGTGGTGCGGCTCACCTGGTTTATCCTCAGCAAACAGGAATACCTGGCCCAGCTCGACGCCCTGGGCCTGGCCTACCGCGAGGTAATGGGCCGCCACTACCCCGCCATGTCGGTGGTGGAGGTGAGGGCGCTGATCGAAGACCGGGCCCGGGTGGAGATCGAAGCCACCGCCGTGATCCCCGAATAA
- the kynU gene encoding kynureninase gives MTLAELQALDRTDPLAAKRAEFLLPEGVIYLDGNSLGALPKRVVARMEQVVQAEWGQSLIKSWNLHGWIDLPQRVGAKIARLIGAEPDEVIAADSTSVNLFKVLLAALELRPGRRVIVSDIDNFPTDLYIAQGIAELRGGYELRFVKKDQLEDALDEQTAVLLLTEVDYRTGYLYDMARLTGLAQQKGALTIWDLAHSAGALPVQLNRHGVDFAVGCGYKYLNGGPGAPAFLFVARRHQGATRPFLTGWMGHKAPFAFVPKYQPALDIRRLTVGTPGVLSMSALEAALEVFEGVDMEQVRQKSLQLTDLFIELMEPLAARYGFQLATPREHHRRGSQVAYRHPEGYAIMQALISQGVIGDFRAPDIMRFGFTPLYLRYEDVYHAVQRLAQVMQSGLWQEARFQERAKVT, from the coding sequence ATGACCTTAGCCGAGCTGCAAGCCCTCGACCGCACCGACCCCCTGGCCGCCAAACGGGCTGAGTTCCTGCTCCCCGAAGGGGTCATCTACCTCGACGGCAACTCGCTGGGGGCCCTGCCCAAGCGGGTGGTGGCCCGCATGGAACAGGTGGTACAGGCCGAGTGGGGCCAGAGCCTGATCAAGAGCTGGAACCTGCACGGCTGGATTGACCTGCCCCAGCGGGTGGGGGCCAAGATCGCCCGGCTGATTGGGGCCGAGCCCGACGAGGTCATCGCCGCCGACTCGACCTCGGTCAACCTGTTCAAGGTGCTGCTGGCCGCCCTCGAGCTGCGCCCGGGGCGTAGGGTTATCGTTTCGGACATCGACAACTTCCCCACCGACCTCTACATCGCCCAGGGCATCGCCGAGCTTCGGGGCGGGTACGAGCTGCGCTTTGTAAAGAAAGACCAGCTCGAGGACGCTCTCGACGAGCAGACCGCGGTGCTCCTGCTAACCGAGGTGGACTACCGCACCGGCTACCTCTACGACATGGCCCGGCTCACCGGGCTGGCCCAGCAGAAAGGGGCCCTGACCATCTGGGATCTGGCCCACAGCGCGGGGGCCCTTCCGGTACAGCTCAACCGGCACGGGGTGGATTTTGCCGTGGGTTGCGGCTACAAGTACCTCAACGGTGGCCCGGGCGCACCGGCTTTTCTGTTCGTGGCCCGGCGACACCAGGGGGCTACCCGGCCTTTCCTGACCGGCTGGATGGGGCACAAAGCTCCCTTCGCTTTTGTACCCAAGTACCAGCCCGCCCTGGATATCCGGCGCCTGACGGTGGGGACGCCCGGCGTGCTCTCGATGAGCGCGCTGGAGGCAGCGCTCGAGGTTTTCGAGGGCGTGGACATGGAGCAGGTGCGGCAAAAGTCGCTCCAGCTTACCGACCTCTTCATCGAGCTGATGGAGCCGCTGGCCGCCCGTTATGGCTTCCAGCTCGCCACACCGCGCGAACACCACCGCCGAGGCAGCCAGGTGGCCTACCGGCACCCTGAGGGCTACGCCATTATGCAGGCCCTAATCAGCCAGGGCGTGATCGGCGACTTCCGCGCCCCCGACATTATGCGCTTTGGCTTCACCCCACTGTACCTGCGCTACGAGGATGTCTACCACGCGGTGCAAAGGCTGGCCCAGGTCATGCAGAGCGGGCTGTGGCAGGAGGCGCGCTTCCAGGAAAGGGCCAAGGTGACCTGA